The nucleotide sequence GCGGACCTCGATGGGCGCACGGTCAGCGCAACCGACGTGTGGGGCACTGTCAACACCACGACGTACAACCGCATCAGCGAGGCGACCACGACGACCTCGACGACGGCGGCAGGAACCTCGTCCACCCTCACGATGTCCTACGACATCGACGGAAACCTTCTGAGCGTCTCCAACGGTGGAACGAACCCCCTCGAAACGGTTGGATACACGGGAGGCAAGATCTCGCAGGTCCAGGTCGACCTCGGAAGCAACAGCGTCACCGGAAACGTCGGATATGACGCCGCCGGCACCGAGAACTCGGTCGATTGGCACTTCCCGAACGGTCAAAACAGTGTCACGGACAGCGAAGTGCGCTCCCAGGCCGGGCGGATCCTGACCGAGACACTCACCGACGGGACAACCAGCTATGGGTCCAGTTACACCTATGACGGCGCGGGCAGGCTCGTGGCCGCCACCGTCCCGGACAACTCATTGACCTACTCGTTCGGGTCATCCGCTTGCGGAACCAACGCGAATGCAGGGGAGGACGGTGACCGGACGGCGATGACCGACTCGCTCAACGGCGGCGCAGCCACGACGACGACCTATTGCTACGACAACGCCGACCGTCTCACCGGGACAACCGTCTCCGGGGCGCCATCGAATGCTGACGAGCTGCTGTCAACGAACCTCACCACCTCCGGCTCGAATGCGAACCTTGGTTACGATGCCCACGGCAATGTCACCACCCTGGCTAACGAGGCCATGACCTACGACGAAGATGACCGGCACATGTCGACAACGTCTTCGACGGGGGCAGCCGTATCGTACGAGCGCGACGCTGCCGGCGACATCGTTGAGATGACAACCACCACGACGGCTGGCAACGTGACCACGTACCGATATTCGAGCGACGGCGGCGGTGAATGGACGTTCGATTCAGCCGGTCGCGTCGTTGAGCAGACGGAGGCTCTCTCCGGCGCGGAACTGTCGTTCCAGGCTTCCGGGACAAGCGCGGCCTTTGAGAACCTGCAAGGCGCTGTGGCCGTCACGTCGGATGGAACGGGCGCCCGCACGGGAGCCGTCAGCCTCTACGATCCGTTTGGGAACTCCATAGACCCATCAACTGGGCAAATCGGTACGACCACGGCCGACTCAAGCGTCCCGAAGGACACAGCGACAACGGGGACGGAACGAGGATGGGCGGCCGGGGCCGGGAAGAAGACCACCACTGCCCTGCCCATCGAGTCGATCGAGATGGGCGACAGGCAATATGTGCCGCTCCTTGGCCGATTCCTTTCCGTCGATCCAATCGCAGGCGGCGGAGACAATGACTACTCATATGCGAATGACCCAGTAAACAATTCCGACTACTCCGGTGACATGCTCGTCGCAGACGAATTTCCCCCGCAGTACATCACCAAGGAGTACATCACGCAGGCGAAAGAGCTGCGAAAAATCTATGCGAGCACGGCCTATATACACCTTACAGCCAGGTACACACCGGCCGCCCCCCGGGTCTCGAGCGGCAAAATGGCACTAGAGACCGCGGCGATCAACCGAGCCGATTCTCATAAAGAAGCCACTCAACGATCTCTGGATGAGGTGGCAAATATTGCAAACACGGTGAGCACAGTGACCGGATTCATTGGTCTCATCCCCATCCCTGGAGTCCAAGAAGTCGCAATCGGCGTCTCCCTCGTGTCGGGCGGCGTAGGCGCTGCTCTAGACTGTCGCCACGGTTTTACATCTACTTGCGACCTGGACCTTTCGGCCCTCGCCTTGGGGGGCGTGGGGAAGGGAATGAAGATATTTCGGATCGGTGCGACTCTTTCAGACGAAAGCAAGGACGCGATAACCGGTGCGGGAACGGTCGCGGGACTCATGCCGGCGACTTATGGCACGGCTACAGGTTGGGCAAGCTACGCCTACGGAAAGTGAGGCACTAACAGTATGGTTCAATTCGAAAAATACCAGTCCTCTCGCGTGCCAGGAGCAACTGCCTTTCAATGGACGGCCCGTACCACGAGGATGATCTTCGTGGTGATCGCTACAGTCGTCATCGCCATCGCTGTCGGAACCACCGGGCGCCTACTTCCCGCGACGTCTGGGGCGAAGCATCCTCTCAGCGTGATCGGGCAGATCTTGATCTACGTATTCTTTGCGACGCTTGTTGCATTTTTCATCTCGGGCATCAGGGGTCGTCAAGTCGAATCGGCGGAGAAGACCCGTGGGTACTCAACGCTTCCCCTTCAAAAAGATGCCGTCGACGTCATCGACGTTGAGACCGGGCTCGTCATTCGCCACGCTTCCGAACAGCCACTCAGGAACCGCGGTGACATCGCTCGATCGCGGCTTGCGGCAGAAGAAAGGTCCAAGTCCACGAAGTGAACCGGGCGGGCGGGAAGAGAGCCAGGTGGTGGCGAAGGTAGGCGACAAGCGTGAGGTTCTGCCTGGACTCGCGGCCAAGACGGCCAAGCGCATCCTAGGCTATCTGCCCTTTCGATTTTCGGTCTCCTTTTGCCCCTTGTCGTCTTCGCGTGCGTTCGCGCAGTCGATCCCGAGTTTGCTCGGGTGGGTTTCGCCGTCTGGCACTACGCCTCCGGCTGCGTGTTCGCGAACACGGCGATCCGGTACGGCTTCCGACTGATTCGAGCAGAGGCGGAAGTGGAGAACGGTTACAGCAGTTTCCTGCTCAACACGCAGGCCGTCGACGTCGCATCGATCAGAAATACGAACAGTGAACGGAGTCAAGCATGAGCGACTCACGCCCCGTCGATCTGCCGTCAGAGTCAGGTGCAAGCCGCGGAATCGGCCTCGTCGCCGTCGCATGCGTCCTCGTAGCGGGTGCCTTACGAATGAGCATCCCGTTGCAGCAATACGCCCGATCGGGTGGCCGGGACGTCGCGGAGCTGTGGATCGGCCTTGCTATCCCCCTGGCCATCATCGCGATCGTGGGTGCGCTGTTGTTACTGCGGTTGTCGCCGTACCGTCGGGCCCGCCGACTTCGCGCCGCGAACCCGTCAGCTGTGATCGCAACCGGGTATTGGGCTCACGAGACGTCGCACGCGGTGCCGGGCACTCCGGATCGTGGGCAGATGTCGACCTTCACACTCGTCGTCGACCCGTCGGGCGTCCAGCTGCACAGCGGATTGTCGGGATCGACCAGTGATGTCAACATCCCCGTGTCGGAGATCACGTGGGTGCACTCGGGGGTCGCGCGGGTGTGGCAGCGATCGCGGGCGGCACTGATCGTGTCGACTCGGAGCGGGCAGATCCCGCTGCTGTTACTCGACTATCGCCGGCCCATCGGGTTCTTCCTGCGGCCGTCTGGCCTGGGTGCGATCGCGGAGCAGACCCGACAGACGCTGGGCCTCGCGTGAGGCAATGAACTTCCGAACGATTCGAGCGAGAGTATGGGTTCGAACGCGACGGGGTTGGCGGAGTGCCATGCGGTTGAGGCCACTAGCGGTAGGAGCGATACGCGGCATCTCCATTTCAGGGGACGTCGCCCCGCCGCCGCAACTTTGACGGGCGTCCAGCCCGACCGTTACTCAGCGGATCCTCGCTCTTTGATCTCCTGATCAGACTGCATCATTTTGGCGGAGGCGTCATTCGCGGACCAGATCAAATTGGATCGACAAGTTCTGAGAGACGTGTGAATGGCTTTAGATGCGACCGCCGCGTTGGCGACACCCGGACCGCGCTCGGGGAAGCATTCGTAAGTTTCGTCAGGAGCCCGCAGTAAATCGCTCGAGTGTTTAACGAGGGGCGGGCGCCCGGCCGCGATCAGTCTTCGGTTGAGGCCGGCTGTCGCATGGCGCGGTGCACGGCCTCCAAGTGCTGGCGCATCGCCGTTTCGGCCGCGTCGGCGTCCTGCACGATGACGGCGCTGAGTACGGCCGCGTGCCCCGCGATCACGTCGCTTCGACTTTCGGTTGTGCGGTGGGCGAGAAGGCGGGTCTCCCTGGTGCGCTCGGAGGCAAGACCGCTGATGCCGAGCATGAAGTTGTTCCGTGTCACGCGCGCCAATGTGTAGTGGAAGTCGATGTCAAGGTCGAGTGAGGCTTCGGGCGTGAGGTGCTCGCTGCTGCGGTCGATGATCGCCTCGAGCTGCAGGATGTCCGCTGCTGTCGCGCGCTGAGCTGCAAGGCGCGCGACGCCGGGCTCGATGAGGTCTTCGACTTCGATGACGTGCTGGATCCGGTCTTCGATCGAGTGCAGGCGCTCCTGTACCGCGAGTGTCTCCATGTTCAGCGGCAGCACTCGCGTCGATTTTCCGTGATGCCGCTCGATCAGATGCTTGCTCTCGAGTTCGAGGAGCGCTTCACGCAGGGACGTACGTGAGACACCAAGCGATTCGGCCATCTCGCGCTCTGCCGGGAGGAGGGAGCCGGGCGGATAGATGTCGTTGAGGATCTGCCGCTCGAGGTGCGCCGCGAGCTCGATCCCGAGCGGGCGGGAGCGCCGACGGAAGTCGACGCTGGCGTTGGTGGTGACCATCTCTCGCTGACCTCCTGGTGCTTGTAACCACTGTATTCGCGTCAGAGCCAGACGACGTCTCGCTTCTCAACTGGTTTGTTTCCAGCATGTTATTTCCGCGTGACAACTCAGATAAATCAAGGATTGCTGGCCGATGACGCAGATATTGTCGCCACACCTCTACTGGTCCAACCAGTTTGGTGAGACGAAAGGAATCCGAGATGGTCGCGCTCCCTGCACGCCCGGTGGCCCACCGAGAGGCCGGCATTGCCGTCGCGGTTATCCGCTCGCTCCGAGCCCCGGTGTTGCGGCTTCTGGGAGCAGCCGGTGTGATCGTCGCGATCGTCTCGCTCACTTTCCTCGTGTCGCGCGTGTTCACCGCCGACCCGATCAATCTGTTCGTGGGCGAGTCGGCCAGCGAGGCGACGCGCCAGCAGGCGCGCGAGCAACTGGGGCTCGGTGCTCCGCTCATCGTGCAGTACGGCCGCTTCCTCTCCGGTCTGTTGCACGGCGACCTCGGCACGTCGTACCTGACGGGCCAGCAGGTCGGCCCCGAGCTTCTCGGTCGCCTTCCCGCCACGGTGGAGCTCGGCCTCGACGCCATCGTCGTCGGACTCGTCTTCGGCGTCGTGGTCGGAGTCCTGGCCGCCGTCTGCCGCAACACGGCCGTCGACGGGGTGCTCCGCTTCGTCACGACGGGGGCGCTGGCGCTGCCCCAGTTCTGGATCGGGCTGATGCTCCTCTGGATCTTCTTCGTGAACGCGCACGCGCTGCCCGGGCCCACCGGCCGACTGCCGATCGGGATGAACCCTCCGGCGGCGATCACCGGCCTTTACGTGCCCGACGCTCTGCTCCACGGTGATCTCGCCACGGCCGGTGCAGCGATCCGCCAGCTGATCCTGCCCGTCATCACGCTTGCTGTGGGCTCCTTTGGACCGATCGCCCGACAAGTCCGCTCGACCATGGTCGAGTCACTCGAATCCGAGTATGTGCGCACAGCCAGGGCGCTGGGCATCGCTCGGCCGCGCATCTGGTTCGCCTACGCGCTCAAACCGGGCCTGCTGTCGGTCCTCACCCTCGGCGCCGGCCTCGTGGGATGGACCCTCGCCGGCTCCGTTCTCGTCGAGGGGATCTTCGGCTGGCCCGGCATCGGCCAGTTGGCCATCACCGCAATCCAGTCGTCCGACTATCCCGTCATCCAGGGATTCGTGCTCTACGTCGCGACGCTCTACGTCGTGATCTGGGCCGTGCTCGAACTCGTCTACACCCGTGTCGATCCACGAAGGAGCGCCTCATGACGGCCCCGTCCATCGGTTTGCCGCGCCTGATCAGACCAGCGCGAGCCCGGTCCGGCTCGCCTTCGCGATCGTGGTCGCTCTGGGTGGGCGTCGGCCTACTCGGCCTCCTCATCGCGAGCGGCATCGTGGCCATCTTCTGGACCCCGTACGCACCTGGCGCCTCCGCGGTCGGCCCTCTGTCGTCGCCGCCAAGCCTCGCGCACCCGTTCGGGACGGACGACCTCGGCGGCGACGTGCTCTCTCGCACCATGGCGGCCGCGACCACCGACGTGAGCATCACCGTAGTCGTCGTGTTACTCGCTCTCATCGTCGGCACGCTCTGGGGCAGCCTCGCGGGATTCTTCGGCGGCGTCTTCGACTACGTGACGATGCGCGTGCTCGAACTCCTCAACTCCTTCCCGTCGCTGCTGCTCGCCGTCCTGGTGATCGCCGTCGCCGGTCCCGGCATCGTCAACGTCGTCTTCGTGGTCGCGGTGCTGCCCCTACCCGACTACGTCCGGCTCGCCCGTGCCGAGGTCAGCTCGAAGAAGCAGTGGCAGTTCGCCGACGCCGCCCGCCTG is from Frondihabitans australicus and encodes:
- a CDS encoding ABC transporter permease, which gives rise to MTAPSIGLPRLIRPARARSGSPSRSWSLWVGVGLLGLLIASGIVAIFWTPYAPGASAVGPLSSPPSLAHPFGTDDLGGDVLSRTMAAATTDVSITVVVVLLALIVGTLWGSLAGFFGGVFDYVTMRVLELLNSFPSLLLAVLVIAVAGPGIVNVVFVVAVLPLPDYVRLARAEVSSKKQWQFADAARLVGRGPFGVLFAHVVPNSLRPLLTFASVNASYVVSTVGALGYLGLGIQPGSAEWGSMIAKGQDAILSGQWWISGFPGLAIFLLAAAFHLISDAVADARDEGSAA
- a CDS encoding ABC transporter permease produces the protein MVALPARPVAHREAGIAVAVIRSLRAPVLRLLGAAGVIVAIVSLTFLVSRVFTADPINLFVGESASEATRQQAREQLGLGAPLIVQYGRFLSGLLHGDLGTSYLTGQQVGPELLGRLPATVELGLDAIVVGLVFGVVVGVLAAVCRNTAVDGVLRFVTTGALALPQFWIGLMLLWIFFVNAHALPGPTGRLPIGMNPPAAITGLYVPDALLHGDLATAGAAIRQLILPVITLAVGSFGPIARQVRSTMVESLESEYVRTARALGIARPRIWFAYALKPGLLSVLTLGAGLVGWTLAGSVLVEGIFGWPGIGQLAITAIQSSDYPVIQGFVLYVATLYVVIWAVLELVYTRVDPRRSAS
- a CDS encoding FadR/GntR family transcriptional regulator; translation: MVTTNASVDFRRRSRPLGIELAAHLERQILNDIYPPGSLLPAEREMAESLGVSRTSLREALLELESKHLIERHHGKSTRVLPLNMETLAVQERLHSIEDRIQHVIEVEDLIEPGVARLAAQRATAADILQLEAIIDRSSEHLTPEASLDLDIDFHYTLARVTRNNFMLGISGLASERTRETRLLAHRTTESRSDVIAGHAAVLSAVIVQDADAAETAMRQHLEAVHRAMRQPASTED